A DNA window from Castanea sativa cultivar Marrone di Chiusa Pesio chromosome 7, ASM4071231v1 contains the following coding sequences:
- the LOC142643655 gene encoding uncharacterized protein LOC142643655 → MGHHCCSKQKVKRGLWSPEEDEKLVNYITTHGHGSWSSVPKLAGLQRCGKSCRLRWINYLRPDLKRGSFSSQEERIIIDVHRILGNRWAQIAKHLPGRTDNEVKNFWNSCIKKKLLAQGLDPNTHNLLPSHKTNNIHNNGCNFSHSNPKPTSLFSVNSQMTDASVNMNTPFSTLLSFPPADNNFSSPTIPIYELLNPNAVWTNQEQNPSSLMGSASSVSSSLLNPSGFDSVQENCMWSGSFQPMEITKQDEMLQPEQQVLKPQLEMMASEVEMKKADKLSDEQNNMDASFVNSNFDFDFMESTLMPCGTFYNASPMDQFAWDC, encoded by the exons ATGGGCCATCACTGCTGCAGCAAACAGAAAGTCAAGAGAGGGTTATGGTCTCctgaagaagatgaaaagctCGTCAATTACATAACCACCCATGGTCATGGTTCTTGGAGTTCTGTTCCAAAACTGGCAG GCTTGCAGAGGTGTGGAAAGAGTTGCAGATTAAGATGGATAAACTATTTGAGACCAGATCTCAAAAGGGGTTCGTTTTCCTCACAAGAAGAGAGAATCATCATTGATGTTCATAGGATTCTTGGCAACAGATGGGCTCAGATAGCCAAGCATTTGCCTGGTAGAACAGATAATGAGGTCAAGAACTTTTGGAACTCTTGCATTAAGAAGAAGCTCCTTGCACAAGGTTTAGATCCCAACACTCACAATCTCCTTCCTTCTCACAAAACTAATAATATTCACAACAATGGCTGCAATTTCTCTCATTCTAATCCCAAACCCACTTCACTTTTCTCTGTAAATTCACAAATGACAGATGCTTCTGTGAACATGAACACACCATTTTCCACATTACTTTCTTTTCCTCCTGCCGATAATAACTTTTCCAGCCCAACCATACCAATCTATGAACTCCTAAACCCTAATGCTGTATGGACAAACCAAGAACAAAATCCAAGTTCTTTAATGGGAAGTGCTTCATCAGTATCTTCTTCTCTCTTAAACCCATCTGGTTTTGATAGTGTACAAGAGAACTGCATGTGGAGTGGTAGCTTTCAACCAATGGAGATCACAAAACAAGATGAAATGTTGCAGCCAGAGCAACAAGTACTGAAGCCACAGCTAGAGATGATGGCCAGTGAAGTGGAAATGAAGAAGGCTGATAAATTGAGTGATGAGCAGAACAATATGGATGCTTCATTTGTGAACTCaaactttgattttgattttatggAGTCCACACTAATGCCATGCGGTACGTTTTACAATGCTAGTCCAATGGATCAATTTGCATGGGATTGTTAG